Proteins co-encoded in one Astyanax mexicanus isolate ESR-SI-001 chromosome 1, AstMex3_surface, whole genome shotgun sequence genomic window:
- the gpr132b gene encoding probable G-protein coupled receptor 132b, protein MQELAVTQPFVTVMNGNVNLTCTTPYEENRIPLVVLYSVVLFVGLPANLATVYLTLLQVRRKNVLGIYLLSLSVCDFSYLLTLPVWAMYVNGGHRWLWSSLACQVTGYVFFTNMYISIFLLCCVSIDRYVAVVYAVESRGLRRQRLATLVTFIICMVVGLGHVPVFNMEEGNAATGERRCFEPGQSTAMVTGFNYARFCLGFFAPLAVLVFTNRAILANVQASTGLRPCQKDKVRLLAVAVVLLFLVCFGPYHIILLMRAITYHFPQVQEDCHFEKRIYTPYTISLGLSTINSAINPILYVLSSDNIRKEIRSCLAGFKSRAGHHQRSTDSSQNKMHSKNSSDQLSTRDQEKTRIPTPC, encoded by the coding sequence ATGCAGGAGTTGGCCGTGACTCAACCCTTTGTGACCGTGATGAATGGCAACGTGAATCTGACCTGTACCACCCCATATGAAGAGAACCGTATTCCTCTAGTTGTTCTCTACAGCGTAGTGCTGTTTGTGGGCCTGCCTGCCAACCTTGCCACTGTCTACCTCACCCTGCTTCAGGTGCGGCGTAAAAATGTGTTGGGCATCTACTTGTTGAGCCTGTCTGTCTGTGACTTCTCGTACCTGCTGACGCTGCCCGTGTGGGCCATGTATGTCAACGGGGGACACCGCTGGCTCTGGAGCTCGCTGGCATGTCAGGTGACGGGCTACGTCTTCTTTACCAACATGTACATCAGCATCTTCTTGCTGTGCTGCGTCTCCATCGACCGTTACGTGGCAGTGGTGTACGCTGTAGAGTCGCGGGGGCTCCGTCGCCAAAGATTAGCCACTCTGGTGACATTTATCATATGTATGGTGGTGGGCCTGGGCCATGTTCCTGTTTTTAACATGGAAGAGGGCAATGCAGCCACTGGTGAGCGTCGCTGTTTCGAGCCAGGCCAAAGCACAGCCATGGTCACAGGATTCAACTACGCACGCTTCTGCTTGGGCTTCTTTGCCCCACTTGCAGTGCTGGTCTTCACCAACCGAGCTATCTTGGCCAACGTACAGGCCAGCACTGGTCTGCGTCCCTGCCAGAAAGATAAAGTGCGCCTCCTAGCCGTAGCTGTGGTGTTGCTCTTCCTGGTCTGCTTTGGGCCGTACCACATCATCCTGCTGATGCGTGCTATTACCTACCACTTTCCCCAAGTGCAAGAGGACTGCCACTTCGAGAAGCGCATCTACACACCCTACACCATCTCCCTGGGCCTGTCTACGATCAACAGCGCCATTAACCCTATCCTGTACGTGCTGTCCAGCGACAACATCCGTAAGGAGATAAGGAGCTGCCTGGCTGGTTTTAAGAGCCGTGCCGGACACCACCAGCGCTCCACAGACAGCAGCCAGAACAAGATGCATTCAAAAAACTCTTCAGACCAGCTTTCCACAAGAGACCAGGAAAAGACAAGGATTCCTACACCGTGCTAG